DNA sequence from the Caulobacter segnis genome:
CACAAGGATCCCAACAAGACCGCCTATGTAGACGCCAGCAAAGTCACCGTGCCCGTGCTGGTGCTCGCGGGCGCGCTGGACCGCACGACGCCGGTCGAAGACGTCCGCCTAGTCGGCAAGAAATACGCGACCGCCGACTACAAGGAATACCCGAACAACGCCCATTATCTCATAGATGAGCCCAACACGATGAAGATCCTCGACGACCTGATCGCCTGGCTGAGCGGCAAGAAGCCGACGACGGCCCCCACCCCCGCGCCGGCTCCCGCCGCGGCCAAGCCCCCCGAGCCCACGCCAGCGCCCGCGCCGGTGAAGGCGGCGGAACCGACCCCGGCTCCCGCCCCCGTCGCCACGGCGCCGACGCCCGCACCGGCCCCCGCGCCGAAGCCGGCGCCCGCTCCGGCGGCCAAGGCTCCGGCTAAGGCTCCGGCCAAGCCGAAGGCCGAGGCCAAGCCGAAGGCGGCCGCGAAGGCTCCCGCCAAGGCCCCGGCGAAGGCCAAGCCGGCCGCAAAACCGGCCCCAGCGCCGGCCGCCAAGGCCGCGCCCAAGGCCGCCGCGCCGAAGAAGGCTGCGCCCGCCGCCAAGGCTCCGGCCAAGGCCCCGGCCGCGCCGAAGCCCGCCGCCAAGGCCGTCGCCGCGCCGAAGACCGTGGCCCCGAAGGCCGCGGCTCCCAAGGCCGCCGCCAAGCCGAAGGCGGCGCCCGCGCCGAAGGCCGCCCCCGCCAAGGCCGCCCCCAAGGCCGCGTCGACGCCCGCTCCGGCCAAGGCGAAGGCCGCTCCGGCCGCCAAGGCTCCGGCCGCCAAGGCTCCGGCCGCCAAGGCTCCGGCGACCAAGGCTCCGGCCAAGGCCGCCGCCCCGAAGACCGCCGCGCCCAAGGCTCCGGCCGCCAAGACCGCGGCTCCGGCCAAGCCGAAGGCCGCCGCCGCGCCGAAAGCCGCCGCCGCCAAGGCCCCGGCCGCCAAGAAGCCTGCGACAAAGGCGCCGCCAAAACCTCGCCCAAGTCGGCGAAGTAAGTGTAGGCTGAACCCCGCCGGCTGCTTCGTCGGCGGGGTTTCTTCGGCCTGATTTTTAGGGCGTTCATGCGCACACCCGTGATCATGGTCCACGGCGCTTTCTGCGGCGGCTGGACCTTCGACGCCTTCCGCGCGCCGTTCGAGGCGGCGGGGCATGACGTGCTGACGCCCGACCTGATCGGCCACGACGGCGCGAGCAGCGCCGCCGGCGCCTCGATGGCCGACTACGCTCGCCAGATCGCGCGCCTGGCCGAGGCCTGCGAGACGCCGCCGATCCTGATCGGCCACTCGATGGGCGGCCTGGTCGCCCAGATGGCCGCCTCGCGCGCCAAGATTTCCAAGCTGATCCTGCTGGCCCCGTCCGCCCCCTGGGGCGTCGCCGGCGCCAGCCTGGAGGAGGCCGTCTCGGCCGTCAGCCTCTACACCTTCGGTCCCTACTGGCTGCAGGCCATCGCGCCCGACTACGGCGTCGTGCGGCGCTACAGCGTCGACAAGCTGGCCCGCCCCGAGCGCAAAGCGATCTTCGCCCGCATGACGGCCGAGAGCGGCCGGGCGCTGTGGGAGACGCTGAACTGGTGGCTGGACCCGTTCATGACCACCTCGGTCTCGGCGCCCGGCTGCCCGGTGCTGGCCATCGCCGGCGGCCAGGACGTCATCCACCCGCCCGCCACGGTCCGCCAGACGGCCGCGCGCCTGGGCGGGCGCGTCGAGGTGTTCCCCGAGATGAGCCACTGGCTGCCTGGGGAACCGGGCTGGGAAGCGGTCGCCCAGCGCTGCCTCGACTTCATCGCCCTGGAAGGCCGCGCGGCGGCCTAGGCGGCGGAGCCGGGGCTGAAGATCTTCAAGCCCAGGATCCCGGCCACGATCAGGCCCAGGCACACCAGCCGGGCGGCGGTCGCCGGCTCCTTGAACAGCAAGATGCCGACGATGGCCGTGCCGACCGCGCCGACGCCGGTCCAGACGGCGTAGGCCGTGCCCAGCGGCAGGGTCTTCACCGCCCAGCCCAGCAGGGCCATCGACAGCACCAGGCTGACGGCGGTGAAGGCGATCGGGATCGGCTTGGTGAAGCCTTCCGTGAACTTCAGGCCCACGGCCCAGCCCACTTCGAAGACACCGGCGATGAGGAGGATGATCCAGGCCACGACGAGCCCCTTTCCACAAGGTGGGGTCGTCCCCGAAAACGGCCTTCGCGAAAAGCGAAAGGCGCGGGGGTCGTCCCCCGCGCCTCGCCTAGATAGAAGCCATGCCCGCCAGGGGCAAGGCGCAGCCTTAGCGGCTGCTGGTGCTGTACAGGATCTGGGCGCGCTCGAAGTTCTTGCCGACCGAGCTTTCGTCCAGCTTCTTCAGGCGCATGTAGACCAGGCCCGCGTGGCCGCCGGCCCAGGCGTCGTCCCACGACACGGTGAAGCGACGGAAGTCGCTGCCGACCGTCTGGTCGTTGCGGATCAGGCGCAGCTGCGGGCTGTTTTCCCAGGTCGCCCAGTCGTGCAGGCCGTTGGCCAGTTCCTGAGCCTGTTCCGGGGTCTGGGCGTAGTCGATGGTGACCGTGCAGACGTTCTTGTTCGAGCCCGGGTTGTCGAGCGTGATGTTGTACGGCTTGCCGAGATCGAGGACCTGCTGCTCCTTCTTCTTCTTGAAGCCGTAGTCCTTGGTCAGCTGGGCGAAGTCGCCGCCGGCGACCTGCGGCTTGCAGACCTTGTCCAGCACGTCGAGCAGCTTCAGGGTCACGGGATCGGTGGTCTTCGGACCACGGACCGGCGCGGTGTAGGTCTCGGCCGGGGCGCCGGCGGCCGGCGCGGCGACGGGCGGAGCGGCCTGGTCAGTCGGCGCCGCAGCGGGAGCGGCTTGATCGGCCGGGGCCGGAGCAGCGGCCGGAGCCGGAGCGGGAGCGGCGGCGGGCGCCGGAGCGGTGGTTTCCTGAGCAACGGCGGTGGTCGAGACCGCGCCCCCAAGCGCGATAA
Encoded proteins:
- a CDS encoding alpha/beta hydrolase — translated: MRTPVIMVHGAFCGGWTFDAFRAPFEAAGHDVLTPDLIGHDGASSAAGASMADYARQIARLAEACETPPILIGHSMGGLVAQMAASRAKISKLILLAPSAPWGVAGASLEEAVSAVSLYTFGPYWLQAIAPDYGVVRRYSVDKLARPERKAIFARMTAESGRALWETLNWWLDPFMTTSVSAPGCPVLAIAGGQDVIHPPATVRQTAARLGGRVEVFPEMSHWLPGEPGWEAVAQRCLDFIALEGRAAA
- the sugE gene encoding quaternary ammonium compound efflux SMR transporter SugE encodes the protein MAWIILLIAGVFEVGWAVGLKFTEGFTKPIPIAFTAVSLVLSMALLGWAVKTLPLGTAYAVWTGVGAVGTAIVGILLFKEPATAARLVCLGLIVAGILGLKIFSPGSAA
- a CDS encoding alpha/beta hydrolase, which codes for MADTVLLIHGYGCGGDVWGPVAARLRAEGYRVEAPTIRSAVRTVEGPRAGLAGLTLADYVAEMSALAQTLAKETGKKPLVFGHSMGGLIAQKVAEAGHAAALVLFAPASPPDARGKPKLTPVFTFLNLALSSKPETKAGKMWKAGFKFGVVNAVPSARHDELYAKMVHDSGQVLADLAWPHKDPNKTAYVDASKVTVPVLVLAGALDRTTPVEDVRLVGKKYATADYKEYPNNAHYLIDEPNTMKILDDLIAWLSGKKPTTAPTPAPAPAAAKPPEPTPAPAPVKAAEPTPAPAPVATAPTPAPAPAPKPAPAPAAKAPAKAPAKPKAEAKPKAAAKAPAKAPAKAKPAAKPAPAPAAKAAPKAAAPKKAAPAAKAPAKAPAAPKPAAKAVAAPKTVAPKAAAPKAAAKPKAAPAPKAAPAKAAPKAASTPAPAKAKAAPAAKAPAAKAPAAKAPATKAPAKAAAPKTAAPKAPAAKTAAPAKPKAAAAPKAAAAKAPAAKKPATKAPPKPRPSRRSKCRLNPAGCFVGGVSSA